The following nucleotide sequence is from Streptomyces sp. NBC_00239.
GACCACGTCGCCGGTGACCAGGGTGACCTTGTGGGTGGCCGAGGGCTTGGCGGGGACGGCGGGCTTGCTCGGAGCGGCTTGTGCGGGCGCTTGCAGAACCGCGAGTCCCGACGCCAGCAGGGGCACCGCGGTAGCGGCCGAGACCAACTGCCAGCGCCTGCGGCGCAAGGCGGATGAGAATGAGAGGAAGGACATGCCATGGGTCTATCGGCCGGTGGCGCCCAGGTGAATGCCCGCTGGAGGCAAGTCCTTGCCATGGCGAGGACTTGCCATCCGCACGACTCCCGAATCCTGGACAAGTCTCACTTTCGCCCCCCGCCACCGAGGGCGGTGTGGTGGTAGGCCCAGCCGGCACCGGTCATGTTGCGGCGGCCTTCGGCCCGGCCGAGGGACACGACTAGGCCGCCGGAGCGACATGACCGGCCAAATGGCGGGGCCGCTCGCGTGCCGTGGGGCGTGGCCGAGGTGAGGGTGCTTTCGTCGCGTCGTGGGCGGGCGAGGGCGGTTGCCGTGCCGACCGGGCCATCGTGCTTCGGGCCGGGGGCGGGCTCCCCTGGTTGGCCCGATCATGGAGCCTCCGAAGGAGAGATCGTGGCAACTGGTGCCGACAACCGTGGGACCGTGCAACTGCTGGCGGGCCAGAAGGCGCTGGTGACCGGCGCCAACTCGGGCATCGGGCTGGCGACCGCCGTCGCTCTGGGCCGGGCCGGAGCGGACGTCGTTGTGAACTACGTCGTCGGCGCGGACGAGGCGGAGAAGGTCGTGGCGAAAATCAAGGCTTTCGGGGTGCGCGCCTACGCCCACGAGGCCGACGTGTCCGACGAGGGCCAAGTGGTCGCCATGCTGGACCGGATGGTCGAGGAGTTCGGCACCATCGACATCATGGTGGCCAACGCGGGCCTCCAGCGGGACGCGAACGTGACGGAGATGTCGCTCGCCCAGTGGCAGAAGGTCATCGACGTCAATCTGACCGGCCAGTTCCTCTGTGCGCGGGAGGCCACCAAGGAGTTCATGCGACGCGGTGTGGTGGAAGAGGTGTCCCGTTCCGCCGGGAAGATCGTCTGCATGAGCTCGGTCCACCAGATCATCCCGTGGGCGGGACATGTGAACTACGCCTCCGCCAAGGGCGGTGTGGGCATGCTGATGCAGACGCTCGCCCAGGAACTGGCCCCCCACCGGATCCGGGTGAACGCGATCGCGCCGGGCGCGATCCGCACACCGATCAACCGCGACGCCTGGTCGACCCCGGAGGCCGAGGCCGACCTCCTGCGGCTCATCCCGTACCGCCGGGTGGGCGATCCCGACGACATCGCCAACGCCGTGGTCGCCGTGGCCTCCGACCTTTTCGACTACGTCGTGGGCGCCACGCTCTACGTCGACGGTGGAATGACGCTCTTCCCCGGCTTCGCCACAGGGGGCTGATCGCCCGTACCCCGCGGTGCCACCCATGGCGACGCGGTCGGC
It contains:
- a CDS encoding SDR family oxidoreductase — protein: MLAGQKALVTGANSGIGLATAVALGRAGADVVVNYVVGADEAEKVVAKIKAFGVRAYAHEADVSDEGQVVAMLDRMVEEFGTIDIMVANAGLQRDANVTEMSLAQWQKVIDVNLTGQFLCAREATKEFMRRGVVEEVSRSAGKIVCMSSVHQIIPWAGHVNYASAKGGVGMLMQTLAQELAPHRIRVNAIAPGAIRTPINRDAWSTPEAEADLLRLIPYRRVGDPDDIANAVVAVASDLFDYVVGATLYVDGGMTLFPGFATGG